A portion of the Avibacterium sp. 20-132 genome contains these proteins:
- the apt gene encoding adenine phosphoribosyltransferase, with amino-acid sequence MNKQLELIKSSIKSIPNYPKEGIIFRDITSLVEVPEAFKATIDLIVAQYKDKGINKVIGTESRGFIFGAPVALALNVPFVLVRKPGKLPRETIAQSYQLEYGQDTLEIHTDSIQSGDNVLIIDDLLATGGTVEATVKLVKRLGGEVKNAAFVINLPELGGEQRLRDLGVTPFSLVNFDGH; translated from the coding sequence ATGAACAAACAATTAGAACTGATTAAATCATCGATCAAATCTATTCCAAACTACCCGAAAGAAGGCATTATCTTTCGTGATATTACAAGCCTCGTTGAAGTCCCAGAGGCGTTCAAGGCAACCATTGATTTAATCGTGGCACAATACAAAGACAAAGGGATCAATAAAGTTATTGGCACAGAAAGCCGTGGTTTTATTTTTGGCGCACCCGTGGCATTAGCGTTAAATGTTCCTTTTGTATTAGTGCGTAAACCAGGTAAATTACCTCGTGAAACGATTGCCCAATCCTATCAATTAGAATATGGTCAAGATACCTTAGAAATTCACACTGATTCGATTCAATCAGGCGATAACGTATTGATTATTGATGATTTATTAGCCACGGGCGGTACGGTAGAAGCTACCGTGAAATTGGTTAAACGTTTAGGTGGGGAAGTGAAAAATGCTGCTTTTGTCATTAATTTACCTGAACTCGGTGGTGAACAACGGTTACGTGATTTAGGGGTAACGCCATTTTCCTTAGTGAATTTTGACGGACACTAA
- the lpxM gene encoding lauroyl-Kdo(2)-lipid IV(A) myristoyltransferase (LpxM is lauroyl-Kdo(2)-lipid IV(A) myristoyltransferase, an enzyme characterized in Escherichia coli and involved in biosynthesis of the form of lipid A found in that species and some closely related species.), which yields MTQQDDVRLTARIGYDPKWQWAFLLPKYWAVWLGILALALFAFIPFRLRDKLAAKIGLIVAQKAKKQRHRASVNLQYCFPDWTEEQREKVIDEMFITVSQVMLGIGEIALRSKKHLQQRSEFIGLDVIQQAKAAGHNIILMVPHGWAIDASGIILHTYGMPMTSMYNPHRNPLVDWLWTMARQRFGGKMHARQNGIKPFLNTVKKGEIGYYLPDEDYGEELSEYADFFATYKATLPGLNKMAKLAKAVVIPMFPRYNAERGKYEMEIHPPMPISEDPAQMAREMNKEIEQFVTPTPEQYVWILRLLKTRKDGADIYR from the coding sequence ATGACACAACAAGATGATGTACGTTTAACCGCGCGCATAGGCTATGATCCCAAATGGCAATGGGCGTTTTTATTGCCAAAATATTGGGCTGTTTGGCTAGGTATTTTGGCTTTGGCGTTATTTGCCTTTATACCTTTTCGTTTAAGGGATAAGCTTGCGGCGAAAATTGGTTTAATTGTAGCGCAAAAAGCAAAAAAACAACGCCATAGAGCAAGCGTGAATTTACAATATTGCTTTCCTGATTGGACAGAAGAGCAACGCGAAAAGGTGATTGACGAAATGTTCATCACCGTGAGCCAAGTGATGCTTGGCATTGGGGAAATTGCATTGCGTTCCAAAAAACATTTGCAGCAACGCAGTGAATTTATTGGTTTAGACGTTATTCAACAGGCCAAAGCGGCAGGCCATAATATTATTTTAATGGTGCCACACGGTTGGGCAATTGATGCCTCGGGTATTATTTTACATACTTATGGAATGCCAATGACGTCGATGTATAATCCACATCGTAATCCTTTAGTGGATTGGCTATGGACAATGGCACGTCAGCGTTTTGGCGGAAAAATGCACGCTCGTCAAAATGGGATCAAACCCTTTCTTAACACGGTCAAAAAAGGCGAAATAGGGTATTATTTGCCCGATGAAGATTATGGCGAAGAATTAAGTGAATATGCTGATTTTTTTGCCACTTATAAAGCCACTTTACCGGGGCTGAATAAAATGGCAAAACTTGCTAAAGCCGTGGTGATCCCAATGTTTCCTCGTTATAACGCAGAGCGGGGCAAATATGAAATGGAAATTCATCCACCAATGCCAATTAGCGAAGATCCCGCGCAAATGGCACGGGAAATGAACAAAGAAATTGAGCAATTTGTTACCCCAACGCCAGAGCAATATGTATGGATTTTACGTTTATTAAAAACCCGAAAAGATGGTGCGGATATTTATCGTTAA
- a CDS encoding carbon starvation CstA family protein translates to MLWFLSCVALLLLGYFLYGSVVERVFKINPNRATPAHTMADGVDYVPMSKKKIWLIQLLNIAGTGPIFGPILGALYGPVAMLWIVFGCIFAGAVHDYFCGMLSVRNGGQSVPNLAGKYLGAPVKHFMNALALVLLILVGVVFVISPASLLTNLTVDNVGEMFNLETKSTLLVWTAIIFGYYIIATLVPVDKIIGRIYPLFGALLLFMSFGMLFALLFEDKALFHTVGEMSFSKFFENMHPKDLPIWPLIFVTIACGAVSGFHATQSPLMARCMENEKEGRFVFYGAMIGEGVIALIWCTVGLTFYDSPALMNDAITAGTPSKVVYDSATHMLGYFGGILAVLGVVVLPITSGDTSFRAARLIIAEFFKIDQRNLVKRLMIAIPLFVLGFIISKLDFQVIWRYFGWANQTTAMVMLWTAAAYLYRYHKFHWICTIPAIFMTMVSATFLAYAKIGLGLSYDVSVWVGTGLTLLAIICFFTLLKPISNGDPDSETVRS, encoded by the coding sequence ATGTTATGGTTTCTCTCCTGCGTAGCCTTGCTTTTATTGGGCTACTTTTTATACGGTTCTGTGGTTGAACGTGTCTTTAAGATCAATCCAAACCGTGCAACCCCAGCTCACACAATGGCTGATGGCGTGGATTATGTGCCGATGTCTAAAAAGAAAATCTGGCTTATCCAATTATTAAATATTGCAGGGACAGGGCCAATTTTTGGTCCAATTCTTGGGGCATTATATGGACCTGTTGCAATGCTATGGATCGTTTTTGGCTGCATTTTTGCAGGTGCCGTACACGATTATTTCTGCGGAATGTTAAGTGTTCGCAATGGGGGACAATCAGTGCCTAACCTTGCGGGTAAATATTTAGGTGCGCCAGTTAAGCATTTTATGAATGCCCTTGCCCTTGTATTGTTAATTCTTGTTGGGGTTGTATTCGTCATTTCACCAGCCAGCTTATTAACCAATCTAACAGTGGATAATGTCGGTGAAATGTTCAACCTAGAAACGAAAAGCACGTTATTAGTTTGGACAGCAATTATTTTTGGTTATTACATCATTGCTACTTTAGTGCCGGTGGACAAAATTATTGGTCGCATTTATCCATTGTTTGGTGCGTTATTGCTATTTATGTCTTTTGGAATGTTATTTGCCTTATTATTTGAAGACAAAGCCTTATTCCATACTGTTGGCGAGATGAGTTTCTCGAAATTCTTTGAAAATATGCATCCAAAAGATTTACCAATTTGGCCATTGATTTTCGTTACCATTGCTTGCGGTGCGGTTTCAGGTTTCCACGCAACACAATCTCCATTGATGGCACGTTGTATGGAAAATGAAAAAGAAGGTCGCTTTGTTTTCTATGGTGCGATGATCGGCGAAGGGGTGATTGCCTTAATTTGGTGTACAGTAGGCTTAACTTTCTACGATAGCCCAGCACTAATGAATGATGCAATCACCGCAGGCACACCATCAAAAGTGGTTTATGATTCCGCCACCCATATGCTAGGCTACTTCGGTGGTATTTTAGCGGTGCTTGGTGTGGTGGTATTACCAATCACTTCTGGCGATACCTCGTTCCGTGCTGCACGTTTGATTATCGCGGAATTTTTCAAAATCGATCAGCGTAATTTAGTTAAACGCTTAATGATCGCTATTCCATTATTCGTACTAGGTTTCATCATTTCTAAACTCGATTTCCAAGTAATTTGGCGTTACTTCGGCTGGGCAAACCAAACGACTGCAATGGTTATGTTATGGACAGCCGCGGCTTATTTATATCGCTATCATAAATTCCACTGGATTTGTACAATTCCAGCCATCTTTATGACAATGGTTTCTGCCACTTTCCTTGCTTATGCAAAAATTGGTTTAGGTTTAAGCTATGATGTGTCTGTTTGGGTAGGCACAGGCTTAACACTATTAGCGATCATTTGCTTCTTCACCTTGTTAAAACCAATTTCCAATGGTGATCCTGATTCTGAAACAGTCAGAAGCTAA
- the dnaX gene encoding DNA polymerase III subunit gamma/tau, with product MSYQVLARKWRPQKFSDVVGQKPVLTALANGLNENRLHHAYLFSGTRGVGKTSIARLFAKGLNCVEGVTANPCGVCEHCKAIEEGRFIDLIEIDAASRTKVEDTRELLDNVQYKPVQGRYKVYLIDEVHMLSRHSFNALLKTLEEPPEYVKFLLATTDPQKLPITILSRCIQFHLKALDQQQIADHLAFILQQEKIPFEPLAIEKLARAAQGSIRDSLSLTDQAIAMSNANITLDVVNTMLGLLDDSQPIDILYALQQGNGEGLMKAIQAVAEKGGDWNELLKAVAENLHKIAMCQLLPQAQISDESHIGFLAKHLPPEDVQFFYQIILNGQKELSFAPTQRMGVEMILLRALAFHPKLIQAAPEMQPVEQVNSPQNSVQSAVQNHTKLVEMPVVSQQFKAHPESKTTQFVAQPQGHSTSNRPSSAMSNAALEVMDALDQLSSPVTSEKKNTNTNQVTDLPVVERKFSQQKNTGRSIHQQISQPSIPQSLEAEIPPMDMPVIQSAVQNQPDFSADLDQEDDLNLAENYRWNWSNPAMAEEQDNASPSEIRKAILENTTPELKEKVLTMAKAQDKWTDIIEQLAISGLAKQMAMNCVILSQSENQIQLGLRRDKLHLNNEKLRIQLQTALSQFYQQDVTLSVETNADLQQLTPMDYRKQIYQELSEQARENLQADERLQRFCEEFDGVLALDSVRPV from the coding sequence ATGAGTTATCAAGTATTAGCAAGAAAATGGCGACCGCAAAAGTTCTCCGATGTAGTAGGACAGAAACCTGTTCTTACTGCCCTTGCTAACGGATTGAATGAAAATCGCTTACATCACGCCTATCTTTTTTCAGGAACGCGTGGCGTGGGGAAAACTTCGATTGCTCGCCTGTTCGCAAAAGGGTTGAATTGTGTTGAAGGGGTAACAGCGAATCCTTGTGGGGTTTGTGAGCATTGCAAAGCCATTGAAGAAGGGCGTTTTATCGATCTTATTGAGATTGATGCCGCTTCACGTACTAAGGTAGAAGACACCCGTGAACTGCTTGATAATGTGCAATATAAACCGGTGCAAGGGCGTTATAAAGTGTATTTAATTGACGAAGTGCATATGCTCTCTCGTCATTCTTTCAATGCGTTACTGAAAACCCTTGAAGAACCGCCTGAATATGTCAAATTCTTACTGGCAACCACAGATCCGCAGAAGTTACCGATTACTATTTTATCACGTTGTATTCAATTTCATCTTAAAGCACTTGATCAGCAACAAATTGCTGATCATTTAGCCTTTATTTTACAGCAAGAGAAGATCCCTTTTGAACCGCTTGCTATTGAAAAATTAGCGAGAGCCGCACAAGGCAGTATCCGTGATAGTCTAAGCTTAACAGATCAAGCTATTGCAATGAGCAACGCGAATATTACTCTTGATGTGGTAAATACAATGCTTGGCTTACTCGATGATAGTCAGCCTATTGATATTTTGTATGCCTTACAGCAAGGTAACGGGGAAGGCTTAATGAAAGCAATTCAAGCCGTGGCGGAAAAAGGCGGTGATTGGAACGAATTGCTAAAAGCTGTGGCAGAAAACTTGCATAAAATTGCAATGTGTCAATTGCTACCACAGGCGCAAATTAGTGATGAAAGCCATATTGGCTTTTTGGCGAAACACCTTCCTCCAGAAGATGTACAATTTTTCTATCAAATTATCTTAAACGGACAGAAAGAGCTTTCCTTTGCACCAACTCAGCGAATGGGCGTAGAAATGATTTTACTACGTGCGTTGGCTTTTCACCCTAAACTTATCCAAGCAGCACCTGAAATGCAGCCAGTGGAACAAGTGAATTCCCCCCAGAATTCAGTGCAAAGTGCGGTACAAAATCACACAAAATTAGTGGAAATGCCCGTGGTATCGCAACAATTTAAGGCTCATCCAGAATCAAAAACAACGCAATTTGTTGCGCAACCACAAGGACATTCAACATCAAATCGTCCATCTTCTGCGATGAGTAATGCAGCGTTAGAAGTGATGGATGCATTGGATCAACTTTCTTCCCCTGTAACGAGCGAAAAAAAAAACACTAATACCAATCAAGTGACGGATCTCCCTGTGGTAGAACGCAAATTTAGCCAGCAGAAAAACACTGGGCGATCTATCCATCAGCAGATTTCTCAGCCATCAATTCCTCAATCGCTAGAAGCAGAGATACCACCAATGGATATGCCTGTCATTCAAAGTGCGGTGCAAAATCAGCCAGATTTTTCTGCTGATCTTGATCAGGAAGATGATCTCAATTTAGCTGAAAACTACCGTTGGAACTGGAGCAATCCAGCAATGGCAGAAGAACAGGATAATGCAAGTCCGTCAGAAATTCGCAAAGCCATTTTAGAAAATACAACGCCAGAACTAAAAGAAAAAGTGCTGACGATGGCAAAAGCGCAGGATAAATGGACGGATATTATCGAACAGTTAGCTATTTCAGGCTTGGCAAAACAAATGGCAATGAATTGCGTAATTTTAAGCCAGAGTGAAAACCAAATTCAGCTAGGCTTGCGCCGAGATAAATTGCATCTGAATAATGAAAAACTTCGCATTCAGTTACAAACAGCCTTAAGTCAATTTTATCAGCAAGATGTGACACTTTCTGTGGAAACTAATGCAGATCTCCAACAGCTCACCCCAATGGACTACCGTAAACAAATCTACCAAGAGTTAAGCGAACAGGCGCGAGAAAATTTACAAGCAGATGAACGTTTACAGCGCTTCTGCGAAGAATTTGATGGCGTATTGGCACTTGATAGTGTTCGTCCAGTTTAA
- a CDS encoding iron ABC transporter ATP-binding protein, whose amino-acid sequence MAIEIKNINKSYGTKKVVDNLSVTIPQGKITSFIGPNGAGKSTVLAIISRLLRADSGTVSLNGVPLHQQKSSDIAKQLSILKQSNHINLRLTVEELVAFGRFPYSQGNLTKNDRTFIDNAIAYMDLGEFRHQYINQLSGGQRQRAYIAMTLAQDTDYILLDEPLNNLDMKHSVQIMQVLHKLTTELNKTVVIVIHDINFASCYSDYIIAMKDGKLVHQGDVATMMQEPVLASIYDMPIPIQQINQHKIAVYFRHQSA is encoded by the coding sequence ATGGCAATAGAGATTAAAAATATTAATAAATCTTATGGTACTAAAAAAGTAGTAGATAACCTTTCGGTTACCATTCCGCAAGGTAAAATTACCTCGTTTATTGGCCCAAATGGTGCAGGAAAAAGCACGGTGCTTGCCATTATCAGCCGTTTACTGCGTGCAGATAGCGGCACGGTAAGCCTAAATGGGGTGCCATTACATCAGCAAAAAAGCAGTGACATTGCTAAACAACTTTCTATTCTAAAACAATCCAATCACATCAACTTGCGTTTAACGGTGGAAGAATTGGTTGCCTTCGGGCGCTTTCCTTATAGCCAAGGAAATTTAACCAAAAACGACCGCACTTTTATTGATAATGCGATTGCCTATATGGATCTAGGCGAGTTTCGTCATCAATATATCAACCAACTTAGCGGTGGGCAGCGCCAACGTGCCTATATCGCAATGACCTTGGCGCAAGATACAGATTACATTTTGCTTGATGAACCACTAAACAATTTAGATATGAAACATTCCGTCCAAATTATGCAAGTGCTACACAAGCTCACTACCGAATTGAATAAAACGGTAGTCATTGTGATCCACGATATTAATTTTGCCTCTTGTTATTCTGATTACATTATTGCAATGAAAGACGGCAAATTAGTTCATCAAGGGGACGTTGCCACAATGATGCAAGAACCCGTTTTAGCGAGCATTTACGATATGCCAATCCCAATTCAACAAATTAATCAGCACAAAATTGCTGTGTATTTTCGACATCAATCAGCTTAA
- a CDS encoding siderophore ABC transporter substrate-binding protein, with the protein MKKTFSTLALSLCALLGVASANAADITVENAAGKQVVPQNPKRVVVLDFSAVDTLRTLGAKDRIVGISNAGKVPKYLSEFSKEHYASVGVPPEPAFEKINDLHPDLIIATGRQEKVLDRLKEIAPVFFVKVDYNNFYPSFQQNIHAFGQIFDKQQVADEKLAQLDKQMKALAEKTKGKTALLALVNESRMSAFGENSRYGIVYSGFGFTPIDKNIKSSTHGMSIGFEYVLEKNPDYLLIVDRTAAITDKANNAQTVLDNAIIHQTQAYKNNHIVYLNAANWYLTFGGLESMGIMIDEVKSAVEK; encoded by the coding sequence ATGAAAAAAACCTTCTCAACCCTTGCCCTCAGTCTTTGCGCCTTACTCGGCGTTGCCAGTGCGAATGCAGCGGATATTACCGTAGAAAATGCAGCTGGCAAACAAGTTGTGCCACAAAATCCTAAGCGTGTTGTGGTGCTTGATTTCTCAGCTGTGGATACCCTTCGCACGCTAGGTGCAAAAGATCGCATTGTTGGCATCAGCAATGCCGGCAAAGTGCCTAAATATTTAAGCGAATTTAGCAAAGAACATTACGCGAGTGTTGGCGTGCCACCAGAGCCTGCGTTTGAGAAAATCAATGATCTTCATCCAGACCTTATCATCGCCACCGGTCGCCAAGAAAAAGTATTGGATCGCTTAAAAGAAATTGCGCCAGTCTTTTTTGTTAAAGTGGACTACAATAATTTCTATCCAAGTTTCCAACAAAATATCCACGCATTTGGACAAATTTTTGATAAACAACAAGTGGCAGATGAAAAACTGGCACAGCTAGACAAACAAATGAAAGCCCTTGCAGAGAAAACCAAAGGCAAAACCGCCCTACTTGCTTTAGTCAATGAAAGCCGTATGAGTGCTTTTGGTGAAAACTCTCGCTATGGTATCGTTTATAGTGGTTTTGGCTTCACCCCTATTGATAAAAATATTAAATCCTCCACCCACGGAATGAGCATTGGTTTTGAATATGTGCTAGAAAAAAATCCAGATTATTTATTGATCGTGGATCGTACCGCAGCCATTACGGACAAAGCCAATAATGCCCAAACCGTGTTAGATAACGCTATTATTCACCAAACTCAAGCGTATAAAAATAATCATATTGTTTACTTAAATGCCGCAAATTGGTATTTAACTTTCGGTGGTTTGGAAAGTATGGGGATTATGATCGATGAAGTAAAAAGTGCGGTGGAAAAATAG
- a CDS encoding iron chelate uptake ABC transporter family permease subunit produces MVKHVYDPKKSLILLSIFALLSIVLYVFYHLPTRWEYALYNRALGVLAIVMTGVAIALATMIFQTIVNNRILTPSILGLDNLYLLIQTLIIFLFGSSTLTSMNPIVLFFVCTSLMMLFALGLYRFLFKNEQQSLFFLLLVGIIFGTFFQSLTSFMEVLIDPNEFQIAQDIGFASFNRINLDILWIALAGLLATILYTLRYVRYFDVLALGREQAINLGVDYPAITKRLLIVVAILTSISTALVGPLTFLGLLVINVTFEFIRTYRHTILIPAAMLIAVITLVFGQLLVSQVFTFNTTLSIIVNFVGGVYFLYLLLRTNKKWQ; encoded by the coding sequence ATGGTTAAGCACGTTTACGATCCTAAAAAGTCCTTAATTTTACTGAGTATTTTCGCATTACTTAGCATAGTGCTGTATGTGTTTTATCATCTCCCTACTCGCTGGGAATATGCCTTATATAACCGCGCTCTTGGCGTACTTGCTATTGTAATGACAGGTGTGGCAATTGCACTGGCTACGATGATCTTCCAAACCATTGTAAATAATCGCATTTTAACGCCGAGTATTTTAGGCTTGGATAATCTGTATTTGCTCATTCAAACCCTGATTATTTTTCTCTTTGGTTCAAGCACATTAACCTCAATGAACCCCATTGTATTATTTTTTGTTTGCACCAGTTTGATGATGTTATTCGCACTGGGTCTCTATCGTTTTTTGTTTAAAAATGAACAACAAAGCCTGTTTTTCTTGCTTTTAGTGGGGATCATTTTTGGCACTTTTTTCCAAAGTTTAACTTCTTTTATGGAAGTACTCATCGATCCCAATGAATTTCAGATCGCACAAGACATCGGCTTTGCCAGTTTTAACCGTATCAATCTTGATATTTTATGGATCGCGTTAGCTGGCTTACTCGCCACAATACTTTATACCCTACGCTATGTGCGTTATTTTGATGTGCTTGCCCTTGGGCGTGAACAAGCAATTAACTTAGGTGTGGATTATCCCGCGATCACTAAGAGATTACTCATTGTTGTGGCAATTTTAACGTCAATTTCCACCGCACTTGTTGGGCCTTTAACCTTCTTGGGCTTATTGGTGATAAATGTTACCTTTGAATTTATTCGTACTTATCGCCACACAATATTAATCCCCGCCGCAATGCTGATCGCCGTGATTACCCTTGTTTTCGGGCAATTACTGGTTTCCCAAGTCTTCACCTTTAACACCACCTTGAGCATTATCGTGAACTTTGTTGGTGGCGTCTATTTCCTTTATCTGTTATTAAGGACAAATAAAAAATGGCAATAG